The proteins below are encoded in one region of Parvicella tangerina:
- a CDS encoding YcxB family protein, which yields MKISYQIKEEDYLTHQLYTASKTKKIRRKRIVFWLIVPVAYASAGYLSYFQFRQHNVGLVMFGLAIFWLLFYPFYSRWNYKRHYRNHIQKHLKGQFDQVVSLELGDNRLIIQDAKGNNSNIKYVSVKEIVELPDHFLIRMQTNSSIIFPKREFKDIKELQKFLGLIVTRHKVSFRKDVKWKWR from the coding sequence ATGAAGATCAGTTATCAAATAAAAGAAGAGGATTATCTCACACACCAACTTTATACCGCTTCAAAGACTAAGAAAATAAGACGCAAGCGGATTGTTTTTTGGTTGATCGTTCCAGTAGCTTATGCATCCGCAGGATACCTTTCCTATTTTCAGTTTAGACAACACAACGTAGGTTTGGTAATGTTTGGTCTTGCGATATTCTGGTTACTGTTCTACCCTTTTTATTCCAGATGGAACTACAAACGTCATTACCGCAATCATATTCAAAAGCATTTGAAAGGTCAGTTTGATCAGGTGGTGAGCTTAGAATTGGGAGACAACAGGTTAATAATTCAAGACGCCAAAGGGAACAATAGTAATATTAAGTATGTATCCGTTAAGGAGATTGTTGAACTACCCGATCACTTTCTGATTAGAATGCAAACCAACTCTTCCATTATCTTTCCCAAAAGAGAATTTAAAGACATCAAAGAACTTCAGAAATTCCTAGGTTTAATTGTTACCCGTCATAAGGTAAGCTTTAGAAAAGATGTGAAATGGAAGTGGAGGTAA
- a CDS encoding sulfotransferase family protein, with protein sequence MSKDYEVKQHQLFISSVSLLRKLKRQNDISPNRRKMFRKIWMMTVFTAPFRWLQLLLFSRRIRKVDFKEKPPVFVLGHWRSGTTHLHYLLAQDNQFTYLENFQAFFFRVAFISKTFMKPILNFFMPRTRPQDNIEIDASAPSEEEHPLTNLTEKSGMMTFFFPQNRSYYDKYNIFKGTTEKEKKSWKKVYHWMLQNIAYYTDPNKRLLLKNPHSMGRIEVLLEMYPNAKFVHIHRNPYDVFNSNLHLYDKAISSQFLQEFSQEEIEERVLYCYETSMGKFMEDWNKIPVDNRVEISYNNLSINPLETIKHIYGEIQLGDYEKVEAKLEEYLKEVKNYKKNKFQEIRPDLLKAINKRWKFAFEKYNYELRSE encoded by the coding sequence ATGAGCAAGGATTATGAGGTAAAGCAGCATCAACTGTTTATATCCAGCGTATCGTTATTAAGGAAACTAAAGCGTCAGAATGACATTTCGCCAAATCGAAGAAAGATGTTTCGCAAGATCTGGATGATGACCGTTTTTACTGCCCCCTTTCGCTGGTTACAACTTCTTCTTTTCTCCAGAAGAATTCGAAAAGTTGATTTCAAAGAAAAACCACCCGTGTTTGTCCTTGGACATTGGAGAAGTGGCACTACTCACCTACACTACCTATTGGCTCAGGACAATCAATTTACCTACTTAGAGAATTTTCAGGCATTCTTTTTTAGAGTCGCTTTTATTTCAAAGACCTTTATGAAGCCAATTTTGAATTTCTTCATGCCCCGCACGCGTCCTCAGGATAACATAGAAATAGATGCAAGCGCTCCCTCAGAAGAAGAACACCCACTCACTAACCTGACAGAAAAAAGTGGTATGATGACGTTTTTCTTTCCACAGAATAGAAGCTATTATGACAAGTATAATATCTTCAAAGGAACTACTGAAAAAGAAAAAAAGAGTTGGAAAAAGGTCTATCACTGGATGCTTCAAAATATTGCATACTACACGGATCCTAACAAGCGACTTTTATTGAAAAACCCTCATTCCATGGGGAGAATTGAAGTACTACTCGAAATGTATCCCAATGCGAAATTCGTTCACATTCACAGAAATCCCTATGACGTTTTTAACTCCAATCTACATTTATATGATAAGGCGATAAGCTCTCAATTCTTGCAAGAGTTTTCTCAAGAAGAGATTGAAGAACGAGTTTTGTATTGTTATGAAACCAGCATGGGCAAATTCATGGAAGATTGGAATAAGATTCCGGTAGATAATCGTGTAGAAATCAGTTACAACAACCTTTCGATCAATCCTTTGGAAACCATAAAACATATATATGGAGAAATCCAATTAGGTGATTATGAAAAGGTTGAAGCGAAATTGGAGGAATATCTGAAAGAAGTAAAAAACTATAAAAAGAATAAATTTCAAGAAATTCGACCTGACCTTTTAAAAGCTATCAATAAAAGGTGGAAATTTGCCTTTGAGAAATACAACTATGAATTGAGAAGCGAATGA
- a CDS encoding YdeI/OmpD-associated family protein, whose amino-acid sequence MAKTNCFRFEGTISRFNNNLYDLYIQVPEEISDYFIKQRNTRRIICNFNNKVTKHCALQPDGNGCYCIFLNKDDQKQLKLTFGDTIRTEIKEDTSKYGYPIAPEMEELLQQDSLGSEFFHALTMGKQRSLLHVVGKPKRSETRLNKAFVVLEYLKENQGQLDFKELNQAFKDANNKFY is encoded by the coding sequence ATGGCTAAGACGAATTGCTTTAGGTTTGAAGGTACTATTTCACGATTCAACAACAACTTATATGATCTTTATATACAAGTTCCTGAGGAGATATCGGACTACTTCATTAAGCAAAGAAATACCAGAAGAATAATCTGTAACTTCAACAATAAGGTTACCAAACATTGTGCTCTTCAACCAGATGGAAATGGTTGCTATTGCATTTTTTTGAATAAAGATGACCAAAAGCAACTAAAACTGACTTTTGGAGACACTATTCGCACTGAAATAAAAGAAGATACCAGCAAATATGGCTACCCCATTGCTCCAGAAATGGAAGAATTACTTCAGCAGGATTCTTTGGGGAGTGAATTCTTTCATGCATTAACGATGGGTAAACAACGTTCATTACTTCATGTAGTCGGTAAGCCTAAACGATCTGAAACCCGGCTAAATAAAGCATTTGTCGTGTTGGAATATTTAAAAGAAAATCAGGGCCAACTAGATTTTAAAGAGTTGAATCAGGCGTTTAAGGACGCTAATAATAAATTTTACTAA
- a CDS encoding phosphatidylinositol-specific phospholipase C domain-containing protein has product MSLTASAQCNGQTEVCDKRYDEVAYLTTHNAFNTGSESFSFPNQNNGIAQQLQDGVRAFMLDIYDFWGNTVVYHGSWTLGYQDIQDDLGEIETFLLSHPNEVVTLILECYVDANTIEDELDEAGLTSFLFTKNAGQQWPTIQEMIDLNQRLVVFSDENDASSQQGWYHYMWDQMTETHYSVNSPQDFTDEYNRGDSLNDLFIFNHFVTNATLGIGSESDAITVNAHNFLLNRISEHYDSHHKFPNFITLDFYDQGDGLAVVNELNAGYLSTDILTTESWLVYPNPAANTLFVEGIVSERNFRVEIYNPNGKKVLESFTPMIDCSLLKQGLYLVAITNGHRSRRFKVIVE; this is encoded by the coding sequence ATGTCCTTAACGGCAAGTGCGCAATGTAATGGACAAACGGAGGTTTGTGATAAAAGATATGATGAAGTTGCTTACCTGACTACACACAACGCTTTCAATACGGGGTCGGAGAGTTTTTCTTTCCCGAACCAGAATAATGGAATAGCACAGCAGTTACAGGATGGCGTAAGGGCTTTTATGTTGGATATCTATGATTTCTGGGGAAATACGGTTGTTTATCACGGGTCTTGGACATTGGGATATCAGGATATTCAGGATGATCTTGGAGAGATTGAAACATTTCTATTGAGTCATCCTAATGAAGTGGTGACATTAATTCTGGAGTGTTATGTAGATGCCAATACGATCGAAGATGAACTTGATGAAGCTGGACTTACGTCATTTTTATTTACTAAGAATGCTGGACAGCAATGGCCAACAATTCAGGAAATGATTGATTTAAACCAACGGTTAGTTGTTTTTTCTGATGAAAACGATGCCTCAAGCCAACAGGGGTGGTACCATTATATGTGGGATCAGATGACTGAAACGCATTATTCGGTAAATTCTCCTCAAGACTTTACTGATGAATACAATCGTGGTGACTCTCTGAATGACTTATTCATTTTCAATCATTTTGTTACAAATGCCACGCTAGGAATAGGTTCAGAAAGTGATGCGATTACAGTGAATGCCCACAACTTTTTATTAAATAGAATATCAGAACATTATGATAGCCATCATAAATTTCCAAATTTTATAACGCTGGATTTCTATGATCAAGGTGACGGATTAGCAGTGGTAAATGAGTTGAATGCAGGATATTTAAGTACTGATATTTTGACTACTGAATCCTGGTTAGTATATCCCAATCCTGCTGCAAACACGCTATTTGTTGAAGGTATAGTCAGCGAAAGGAATTTTCGAGTAGAGATCTATAACCCTAACGGTAAGAAAGTGTTGGAAAGCTTTACTCCCATGATAGATTGCAGTTTGCTCAAGCAAGGACTTTACCTTGTAGCAATTACGAATGGTCATCGCTCCAGACGTTTCAAGGTGATTGTGGAATAA
- a CDS encoding N-formylglutamate amidohydrolase, translating to MSHTNSDQPFYIIEPKGPKVPFILSVPHSGTAFPDELKDHYIDDMRDQPDDTDWFVHQLYDFASEMGITTIHAKYSRWVIDLNRDPDSVPLYNDGRLITGLTTSTDFLGNPIYKSDDLIPDEAEVNRRLETYYWPYYRKIEELLKSRREEFGNVVLWDAHSIRRVVKSIRKEPFPDMILGTNEGRSARPDIISLALGSLRKGPYQVNYNDPFKGGHITRFFGRPEENVHGLQLEMNKVLYMDDEEVNYHPDRANEVRKVLQPTFERLLEVI from the coding sequence ATGAGCCATACAAATTCAGATCAACCGTTTTATATCATTGAGCCTAAAGGACCAAAAGTTCCGTTTATTTTAAGTGTGCCGCATAGTGGAACAGCATTTCCAGATGAATTAAAAGATCACTACATAGATGATATGCGCGATCAACCTGATGACACGGATTGGTTTGTTCATCAACTTTACGACTTTGCTTCTGAAATGGGAATCACAACTATTCATGCTAAATACAGCAGATGGGTGATCGACCTAAATAGAGATCCAGATAGTGTTCCTCTTTACAATGACGGAAGACTCATCACTGGACTCACGACTTCGACAGATTTTTTAGGAAATCCAATTTATAAATCAGATGATCTCATCCCAGATGAAGCTGAAGTTAATCGTAGGCTGGAAACTTATTACTGGCCATATTACAGGAAAATAGAAGAGCTATTAAAGAGTAGGAGAGAAGAGTTCGGAAATGTGGTTTTGTGGGATGCGCATTCCATCAGGAGAGTAGTAAAAAGTATTCGAAAAGAGCCATTTCCTGATATGATCTTGGGCACCAATGAGGGGCGTTCGGCAAGACCAGATATTATTAGCCTAGCATTAGGTTCGCTGCGAAAAGGACCTTATCAAGTAAACTATAATGACCCGTTTAAAGGAGGGCATATCACGCGTTTCTTTGGCAGGCCTGAAGAAAATGTACATGGACTACAATTAGAAATGAATAAAGTTCTTTACATGGATGATGAAGAGGTGAATTATCATCCAGACAGGGCCAATGAAGTTCGGAAGGTGCTTCAACCAACTTTTGAGAGATTGTTAGAAGTGATTTGA
- a CDS encoding MFS transporter, with amino-acid sequence MDQIKLGTKENWQQFTLLVIVNALVGAMIGTERSIFAEYAVANFDLSGQTAFMSFIIVFGIAKAISNYQVGKLFAKYGRKKMLIVGWLVVLPVPLIFLYANHWYLVVLANVLLGISQGFAWSSTIVMKIDLVGPKNRGFAMGLNEFAGYAAVGVMALVTGWIAEHYSILPYVFYLAFIIAWIGLFLSVLFVKDTTDHVLIESSESDLKMLSNIANETTFKHKTLSSVTQAGFVNNMNDGMLWGLLPVLLISKGFSLDTVGLVVFIYPFVWGVGQLFTGKMSDHFNLKKMLFFGMLLQGFAIISLYFYPNYINYILSSIVLGIGTALVYPTFFTVISKVVHPEQRAESIGVFRLYRDGGYAAGAFLAGLLADIFSVGVAVLITGIITLLSAIVIQVRMKPVS; translated from the coding sequence ATGGATCAAATAAAACTTGGCACAAAAGAAAACTGGCAACAATTCACTTTGTTAGTAATTGTGAATGCGTTGGTGGGAGCAATGATAGGAACTGAACGCTCCATCTTCGCTGAATACGCTGTTGCCAATTTTGACCTTTCTGGTCAGACGGCTTTTATGTCGTTCATCATTGTTTTCGGAATAGCAAAAGCCATTTCGAATTATCAGGTGGGCAAACTTTTTGCTAAATACGGTCGCAAAAAAATGCTCATCGTGGGGTGGTTGGTTGTACTTCCGGTTCCTTTGATTTTTCTATACGCTAATCATTGGTATCTCGTGGTGCTGGCAAATGTACTTTTGGGTATTAGTCAGGGATTTGCCTGGAGCAGTACCATCGTTATGAAAATTGACTTAGTTGGACCAAAAAACCGAGGGTTTGCTATGGGCTTAAACGAATTTGCGGGATATGCTGCAGTTGGAGTAATGGCGTTAGTCACCGGATGGATTGCTGAACATTATAGCATTCTTCCCTATGTCTTTTACCTGGCATTTATTATTGCCTGGATAGGCTTATTCCTGTCCGTTTTATTTGTAAAAGATACCACTGATCATGTGTTGATCGAATCCTCTGAAAGCGACCTAAAAATGCTTTCGAACATCGCGAATGAAACAACCTTTAAACACAAGACATTGAGTTCAGTTACCCAAGCTGGTTTTGTAAATAATATGAATGATGGTATGCTATGGGGTTTATTACCAGTGCTATTGATCTCCAAAGGTTTTAGTTTGGATACAGTAGGTCTTGTGGTTTTCATTTATCCATTTGTTTGGGGGGTCGGTCAGTTGTTCACGGGTAAGATGTCTGATCATTTTAACCTCAAGAAGATGTTATTCTTTGGTATGCTTCTTCAGGGTTTTGCTATAATCAGTTTGTACTTTTATCCGAATTATATCAACTATATCCTAAGCTCGATAGTCTTAGGGATCGGCACAGCATTGGTTTACCCAACATTCTTTACCGTAATCTCAAAAGTGGTTCACCCTGAGCAAAGAGCTGAAAGTATTGGTGTTTTTAGATTATATAGAGACGGAGGATATGCTGCTGGAGCTTTTTTAGCTGGGCTATTGGCTGATATCTTCAGCGTAGGTGTAGCTGTGTTGATCACAGGAATAATTACACTACTTTCTGCTATTGTTATTCAGGTGAGAATGAAACCTGTTTCTTAG
- a CDS encoding GMC oxidoreductase, giving the protein MSFDYDYIIMGSGFGGSVSALRLSEKGYKVLVIEKGKWYDNKDFPKTNWNLRKWLWLPKFKLFGIMKMTYFRHIAILSGVGVGGGSLVYANTLPTPKRNFFTTGSWAKLKDWESELEPYYRKARTMLGATTNPRLFDSDKRMKDLARAIGKEDAFSPTEVAVYFGDQQNTVKDPFFNGKGPDRKGCNFCGQCMTGCPHNAKNTLDKNYLYLAQQLGCEIIAEHEIKDIIPKNGGYEVTFKKATSYWGKKKKLTSKGVVLSGGVLGTTRLLMKLKKKSLPQLSEKLGEMVRTNNEALIFSVSTDKQIDYTKGVAIGSIIDVDEDTHLEPVRYGRKSGFWRILMWPMVTETNFFKRVAKLMITPFTAPVKWLKTYTVKDFAKQSSILLFMQTIDSTLSFRKGWFRIGTKVTKGENPSAFIPDAHKLARKHAEITNAKNVVILSETLTGIPSTAHILGGCVMGKDKTEGVINENNEIFGYPNMYVCDGSMISANPGVNPSLSITAIAERAMDQIPKKQVSFSPE; this is encoded by the coding sequence ATGTCGTTTGATTATGACTATATCATCATGGGATCTGGCTTTGGAGGGAGTGTTTCAGCTTTACGACTGAGTGAGAAAGGATATAAAGTTCTCGTTATCGAAAAAGGAAAATGGTACGATAACAAGGACTTCCCAAAAACGAACTGGAACCTGCGAAAGTGGTTATGGCTGCCGAAGTTCAAGTTATTCGGCATTATGAAAATGACCTATTTTAGGCACATCGCGATTTTAAGCGGAGTGGGTGTTGGTGGAGGTTCTTTGGTTTACGCGAACACGTTACCGACTCCAAAACGGAATTTTTTCACAACAGGATCCTGGGCTAAGCTGAAAGACTGGGAATCAGAACTGGAACCATACTACAGGAAGGCCCGAACCATGCTTGGGGCAACGACCAATCCCAGGCTTTTTGATAGCGATAAGCGAATGAAAGATCTGGCAAGAGCTATTGGAAAAGAAGATGCTTTCTCTCCCACCGAAGTAGCTGTCTATTTTGGTGATCAACAAAACACGGTTAAAGACCCTTTTTTCAATGGTAAAGGTCCAGATAGAAAAGGATGCAACTTTTGTGGTCAGTGCATGACGGGTTGCCCGCATAATGCCAAGAATACGCTCGATAAAAACTACCTCTATTTAGCTCAACAATTAGGATGCGAAATCATCGCTGAACACGAGATAAAAGATATCATTCCTAAGAATGGTGGTTACGAAGTCACCTTCAAGAAAGCTACTTCCTACTGGGGCAAAAAAAAGAAGTTGACGAGCAAAGGGGTTGTGCTGAGCGGAGGTGTTCTGGGCACCACACGACTCCTGATGAAACTCAAGAAAAAGTCGCTACCACAGTTATCGGAAAAACTGGGTGAAATGGTTCGAACCAATAACGAAGCATTGATCTTTAGTGTATCGACAGATAAACAAATAGACTACACAAAAGGTGTTGCAATCGGTTCTATAATTGATGTGGATGAAGACACTCACCTTGAACCAGTTAGATACGGAAGAAAATCTGGATTTTGGAGAATATTAATGTGGCCAATGGTGACAGAAACTAATTTCTTTAAGCGTGTGGCAAAACTTATGATCACTCCTTTCACTGCTCCGGTAAAGTGGTTGAAGACATATACCGTCAAAGATTTTGCAAAACAGTCTTCTATCCTACTTTTTATGCAGACCATAGACTCTACTTTGAGCTTCCGAAAAGGTTGGTTTAGGATTGGAACAAAGGTCACAAAAGGCGAAAACCCTTCTGCATTCATTCCTGATGCTCATAAACTAGCTCGGAAACATGCTGAAATTACGAATGCCAAGAATGTAGTTATTCTCTCAGAAACACTCACAGGAATACCATCTACTGCTCATATTTTAGGTGGATGCGTTATGGGAAAAGACAAAACGGAGGGTGTGATCAATGAGAACAACGAGATATTTGGTTACCCCAACATGTATGTATGCGATGGTTCTATGATCTCGGCTAATCCTGGGGTTAATCCATCTCTCTCTATCACGGCTATAGCAGAACGGGCAATGGATCAAATCCCTAAGAAACAGGTTTCATTCTCACCTGAATAA
- a CDS encoding DUF4294 domain-containing protein, protein MRLLGTFILLISIVSTWSQYQRPIPVVGQDSIPSYILDEADIVAFDAEFQKEYDRAKFYAVRVYEYAQIAAAMVNEFEDTLETMDRKWDQNKFLKQAKKDLKDEFGDEIANFSVNRGMYLMKIIHKETGLSAYEIIKKYNGGINALMWQSTMKFFGASLKHDYEPTGEDEALSVVLREIESGELKPYSRPAKTTKAKESLSKKEKKKMKKKKKKAEKEKEKAKKMASQ, encoded by the coding sequence ATGCGATTATTAGGCACTTTCATATTGTTAATATCTATCGTCTCCACATGGAGTCAGTATCAGCGTCCAATTCCTGTGGTTGGACAGGATTCTATTCCTTCCTATATTCTGGATGAAGCGGATATTGTTGCTTTTGATGCTGAGTTTCAGAAAGAATATGATCGTGCAAAGTTCTATGCGGTGAGGGTTTATGAATATGCTCAAATTGCTGCGGCAATGGTCAATGAATTCGAAGATACCTTAGAAACCATGGATCGCAAATGGGATCAAAATAAATTTTTGAAACAAGCGAAGAAAGACCTCAAAGATGAGTTCGGAGATGAAATTGCTAACTTCTCTGTGAATAGAGGAATGTATTTAATGAAAATTATCCACAAAGAAACTGGCTTGTCTGCTTATGAGATTATCAAAAAATACAATGGAGGAATCAATGCTTTGATGTGGCAGTCAACCATGAAGTTCTTTGGAGCATCTTTGAAGCACGATTACGAGCCAACGGGAGAGGATGAAGCATTATCTGTAGTATTAAGAGAAATCGAATCGGGTGAGCTTAAGCCTTATTCTAGACCTGCAAAAACGACCAAAGCAAAAGAGTCTCTTTCTAAGAAGGAAAAGAAAAAGATGAAGAAGAAGAAAAAGAAAGCAGAGAAGGAGAAAGAAAAAGCTAAAAAGATGGCGAGTCAATAA
- a CDS encoding deoxyhypusine synthase family protein produces the protein MKGPISKFVEEHYKHFNAAALVDAAKGYETHLAEGGKMMITLAGAMSTAELGKSLAEMIRQDKVAIISCTGANLEEDIMNLVAHSHYKRVPNYRDLSPEEERELLDNHYNRVTDTCIPEEEAFRRLQKHIYQVWKDAEDKGERCFPHEYMYKMLLSGDLEQYYEIDPKNSWMLAAAEKNIPIVVPGWEDSTMGNIFAAYCIKKELQFSTMKSGIEYMAWLADWYVNNSKGKGVGFFQIGGGIAGDFPICVVPMLYQDMEMENIPFWSYFCQISDSTTSYGSYSGAVPNEKITWGKLDIDTPKFIIESDATIVAPLIFAYLLGW, from the coding sequence ATGAAAGGACCAATTTCAAAATTTGTAGAAGAACACTACAAGCATTTTAACGCTGCGGCCTTAGTAGATGCAGCAAAAGGTTATGAAACACACTTAGCCGAAGGTGGAAAAATGATGATCACTTTGGCAGGTGCAATGAGTACAGCCGAATTAGGCAAGTCATTAGCAGAGATGATACGTCAGGATAAAGTGGCGATTATTTCCTGTACTGGAGCGAATCTTGAAGAGGATATTATGAACCTCGTTGCACACTCGCATTACAAAAGAGTACCGAACTACAGAGACCTGTCTCCAGAAGAAGAGCGAGAGCTATTGGACAATCATTACAACCGAGTTACGGACACTTGTATTCCAGAAGAAGAGGCGTTTAGAAGGCTTCAAAAGCACATCTATCAAGTTTGGAAAGACGCTGAAGACAAAGGTGAGCGTTGCTTCCCGCATGAGTACATGTACAAAATGTTACTTAGTGGCGACTTGGAGCAGTATTACGAGATCGACCCAAAGAACTCATGGATGTTAGCCGCTGCTGAAAAGAACATTCCAATCGTAGTACCTGGATGGGAAGATTCTACAATGGGTAACATCTTTGCGGCCTACTGCATCAAGAAAGAGCTGCAATTCAGCACCATGAAGTCAGGTATTGAATACATGGCGTGGTTAGCGGATTGGTATGTAAATAATTCTAAAGGAAAAGGAGTAGGCTTCTTCCAGATCGGTGGTGGAATAGCTGGGGACTTCCCTATTTGTGTAGTTCCAATGTTGTATCAGGACATGGAAATGGAGAACATTCCATTCTGGAGTTATTTCTGTCAGATCTCAGACTCCACAACGAGTTATGGATCCTACTCAGGGGCTGTTCCAAACGAGAAAATCACCTGGGGCAAACTGGATATTGATACACCTAAATTTATTATTGAATCAGATGCTACTATTGTAGCGCCTTTGATATTTGCCTATTTGCTAGGCTGGTAA
- a CDS encoding arginine decarboxylase produces MKNTYFNLIDQSYYFPQDGFDLNDDYLMFNGISLKYLIEKYGTPFRLMYLPKIGDQIKKARNLFNRAIKANNYQGSYNYCYVTKCSHFHHVVSAALKQKVNLETSSAFDIDLIRRLHKKGELKKDILIIHNGYKTDEYINKILQLQEDGFSNSIIILDSPTEIDRVQSLLKGRTIDIGIRMAIDEEPQSSYYTSRLGIRHTELIELYNDKLKDNKSFNVKMLHFFVDSGIKDSLYYWGEFQKGVKLYTELKKICPTLDSLNLGGGFPIRNHLGFEYDYEYMIREIVRSIKEYCTEANVPDPHIFTEFGKYTVGEAGATIFKVIEQKQQNDTERWYIVDNSLMNTIPDAWSINEKFILLPVNKWNKEYVRANIGGISCDHSDYYNSEDFNQQILLPKVEEGDKEPLYIGFFHTGAYQDAISGYGGIKHCLIPAPKIVVVDKDKKGNFVDFVYRNEQTVEEMMTILGYE; encoded by the coding sequence ATGAAAAACACTTATTTTAACCTAATTGATCAGTCCTATTATTTTCCACAAGATGGGTTTGATCTCAACGATGATTATTTGATGTTCAATGGGATTTCTTTGAAGTATCTCATTGAAAAGTATGGAACACCTTTCCGGTTGATGTACCTCCCAAAGATTGGAGATCAGATCAAGAAAGCCAGAAACCTCTTTAACCGAGCTATTAAAGCGAATAACTATCAAGGTTCCTATAACTACTGTTATGTGACCAAGTGTAGCCACTTTCATCACGTAGTGAGTGCTGCTTTGAAGCAAAAGGTAAACTTAGAAACGTCTTCTGCTTTTGATATTGATCTCATCCGAAGATTACACAAGAAGGGAGAATTGAAGAAAGACATCTTGATCATTCATAATGGATATAAGACAGATGAATACATCAACAAAATTCTTCAATTGCAAGAAGATGGATTCTCAAACTCGATCATTATACTCGACTCTCCTACTGAGATTGATCGTGTTCAATCTTTGCTGAAAGGTAGAACCATTGATATCGGAATCAGAATGGCTATTGATGAAGAACCGCAAAGTTCCTATTATACATCCAGACTTGGAATTAGACATACTGAGTTGATCGAACTCTACAATGATAAGCTAAAGGATAATAAGAGTTTTAACGTAAAGATGCTTCACTTCTTCGTGGACTCAGGCATTAAAGACAGTCTTTATTACTGGGGGGAGTTTCAAAAAGGAGTAAAACTCTATACTGAACTCAAAAAGATATGTCCAACGCTTGATTCATTAAACCTTGGAGGAGGTTTCCCGATTAGAAATCATTTAGGATTCGAGTACGATTATGAATACATGATCCGTGAGATCGTTAGAAGCATTAAAGAATACTGTACCGAAGCTAACGTGCCAGACCCTCACATTTTCACCGAGTTTGGAAAGTACACCGTTGGTGAAGCAGGTGCAACGATTTTTAAAGTGATCGAACAGAAACAACAGAATGACACAGAACGGTGGTATATCGTAGACAACAGTCTAATGAATACCATTCCCGATGCCTGGAGTATCAATGAAAAATTCATTTTACTCCCCGTGAATAAGTGGAATAAAGAGTATGTCCGCGCCAATATCGGAGGGATTAGTTGTGATCATTCTGATTATTACAATTCAGAGGATTTCAACCAACAAATTTTACTTCCAAAAGTGGAAGAAGGAGATAAAGAACCGCTGTACATTGGATTCTTCCATACCGGTGCCTATCAAGATGCTATCAGTGGCTATGGAGGAATTAAGCACTGTCTCATCCCCGCTCCAAAAATCGTGGTTGTAGACAAAGACAAAAAAGGAAACTTTGTGGACTTTGTTTACCGAAACGAACAGACGGTAGAAGAAATGATGACCATTTTAGGTTACGAATAA